From the Microplitis mediator isolate UGA2020A chromosome 6, iyMicMedi2.1, whole genome shotgun sequence genome, one window contains:
- the LOC130669799 gene encoding probable helicase senataxin isoform X2, with protein sequence MLYYGYVLWRVTKSITKSNSDNSSFDTKPRTKYDYKSHSQYCYEPHTQYYYEFFRTIFDWNPSWIFDNQYKNTPPATIDLIRMTPVALKYSTLEEYQKIMFPLLINEFWHSLKRDIAEDMDYLQCNKYVTGCATRTSSRCTSNTIRFQWIITCSYADKLGDEYPSRGNLVIIKYGISHQLAYVEEVEKRGDKRKLTTTFTYALITKYDPKLSLSGPLSLTTLTSILSTLALIDVLDNISNSPLINAILQPKFEPYTLCTAIENISTVTGETLNLKQWEIMSRVVSTVEYIKTRIGLIQGPPGTGKSTVIKNIIASTLSRRKTARILVCAPSNKAVDGIVIRLLEIQSQMKAQGIPFEIVRIGCIDRIDEKVKCVSLSNLKSIRKNQHLFNINNGDKTIEESILVSANIIACTLTSCYTNFHMKSVFKSGGFSFCIVDEAAQATELLTLVPLMLNINKLILVGDPQQLPPTVLSQKVKDYGYNQSLFARAQKIFESENDIYFDNPVVMLDTQYRMVEAISQWPNQYFYKGAIKNAASVGSSNFHNYRVLNHSYSQSFNGESNENEAKLVLQLVRILKNDEVINYPKTNKEMSIGIITPYQQQRTLLMKHLQNENNKIEINTVDSFQGSECDIIIMSCVKSKGIGFVKDPNRLNVSLTRAKHTLILCGNFRTFRRNKMWQNLLNDAESRGLYYDIPEKKNVQIMKNIILKGTNDNFINNYEYFNNENNIYRYNNKIFQIIIHFYNVIISFVKCLFTINNCNNNI encoded by the exons atgttatATTATGGATAT gTTCTATGGCGAGTTACTAAATCAATAACTAAAAG TAACTCTGATAACAGTTCGTTTGATACAAAACCTCGTACTAAATACGACTATAAATCTCATAGTCAATACTGCTATGAACCTCATACTCAATACTACTATGAATTTTTCCGTACAATTTTTGATTGGAATCCTTCATGGATTTTTGACAATCAGTATAAAAATACACCACCAGCTACAATTGATTTAATAAGAATGACTCCAGTAGCATTAAAGTATTCAACCTTAGAagaatatcaaaaaataatgtttcctCTTTTGATAAATGAATTTTGGCATTCATTAAAACGTGACATTGCAGAAGATATGGACTATCTTCA atGTAACAAATATGTCACAGGATGTGCAACTAGGACTTCATCTCGATGTACATCAAACACTATTCGATTTCAATGGATAATAACGTGTTCATATGCGGATAAACTTGGCGATGAGTATCCAAGTCGTGGTAATTtggttattattaaatatggaaTATCTCATCAACTAGCATATGTCGAAGAAGTTGAGAAGAGAGGAG ACAAACGAAAATTGACGACTACATTTACTTATGCATTAATAACAAAGTACGATCCAAAATTATCGTTGTCTGGTCCATTGTCATTAACAACTTTGACATCGATTTTATCTACTTTAGCACTTATTGATGTGCTAGACAATATTTCCAATTCGCCGCTGATTAACGCAATTTTACAACCAAAATTTGAACCATATACTTTGTGTACGGCaatcgaaaatatttctaCAGTAACTGGA gaaACTCTTAATTTGAAACAATGGGAAATAATGTCCAGAGTTGTGAGTACagttgaatatataaaaactcGTATAGGTTTGATACAAGGACCTCCAGGCACTGGAAAATcaacagtaattaaaaatattattgcatCTACATTGAGTAGAAGAAAAACAGCAAGAATTTTAGTCTGTGCTCCTTCAAATAAAGCGGTCGATGGAATAGTTATTAGATTATTGGAAATACAATCACAGATGAAAG CACAAGGCATTCCTTTCGAAATTGTTCGGATAGGCTGTATCGACAGAATAGATGAAAAAGTTAAATGTGTATCCTTATCAAATCTCAAATCGATTCGAAAGAAt caacacttatttaacataaataatgGGGATAAAACCATTGAAGAATCTATTCTAGTATCTGCAAACATTATAGCATGTACTTTAACGTCATGTTATACGAATTTTCATATGAAATCTGTGTTTaa gTCTGGAGGGTTTTCGTTTTGCATTGTAGACGAAGCTGCTCAAGCGACAGAATTACTTACATTAGTGCCTTTaatgttaaatataaataaattaattttagtcgGAGATCCTCAACAGTTGCCTCCAACTGTTTTATCGCAG AAAGTGAAAGATTATGGGTACAATCAATCGCTTTTTGCCAgagctcaaaaaatatttgaaagcgAAAATGATATTTACTTTGATAATCCTGTTGTAATGTTGGATACCCAGTATCGAATGGTTGAAGCAATTTCTCAGTGGCCGAATCAGTATTTTTACAAAGGAGCGATAAAAAATGCTGCTTCTGTAGGatcatcaaattttcacaattacAGAGTTCTTAATCATTCATATTCACAATCTTTTAATGGTGAGTCGAATGAAAATGAAGCAAAACTTGTTTTACAATTAGTTCgtatattgaaaaatgatGAAGTAATAAACTATCCAAAAACAAACAAAGAAATGAGTATTGGTATAATTACACCGTACCAACAACAGCGCACATTATTAATGAaacatttacaaaa tgaaaataataaaatcgagATAAATACAGTGGACAGCTTTCAAGGTTCTGAGTGCGACATCATTATTATGTCATGTGTTAAAAGTAAAGGTATTGGGTTTGTTAAAGATCCAAACCGATTGAACGTAAGTCTGACTCGAGCTAAACACACTTTGATACTTTGTGGAAATTTCCGTACATTTAGG cgTAATAAAATGTggcaaaatttattaaatgacgCAGAATCACGTGGTCTTTATTATGATattccagaaaaaaaaaacgtacaaataatgaaaaatattattctcaaAGGCacgaatgataattttatcaacaattatgaatatttcaataatgaaaataatatatatagatacaataataagatttttcaaattataattcatttttacaaTGTCATTATCAGTTTTGTCAAatgtttatttacaattaataattgtaataataacatCTGA
- the LOC130669802 gene encoding CLK4-associating serine/arginine rich protein: protein MSFSVKKTGGRMWHEARKQEKKIRGMLVDYRRRAERRRDYYEKIKSDPTQFLQLHGRPCKIHLDAAIAAAGDSPANMMPWQGHDDNLIDRFDVRAHLDWIPEPPNSVDIDIPLTSEDRHINYERYRIIVQNEFLGVTEEKFLHQIHLEEQFGSSTKPEFIKDKKKSSNNAAIGYNYETDEPIQETTKPDLNSTEEKADDEDSDIDLDICVDVSQIEPSQAHEMNQVAQKYGLIGADYFSFLTQDFEEAESLRQARKQEEEKAMYSGRRSRRERRAFREKKMIGRVMSPPSYAARESPEYNPYRKSSSKSRSRSISPPNAGQITYITSFGGEEETHGSSSQVTSSSTKKINYSHLRRKGSDSPTFNERTISRRTVKSRSRSRSRSRNRSTRFYRSRDKRPSVSRSRPRRQRSRPRRRTRSRSRLRHDRSRHRRSSSTSRSRSNSRSRSRSRSRGRRSRTSSSSKYSCSRSKSKSHSRSPGNHRKVRHSKSKSRTRSRTKSPVRSRSRSKSRNSVGKRSKSVENKTSTLPRYYGRRGKSSSLELELSDNEDKNSHNTTIKPPSINTNTNKPKAGLSTNSGGGHKSVKITPQERLKRKMQTLLNRQFRADKKAEQARIEKMEQQRQDREDEIREMSLKLRRKQRERRHRYEGHSTDSRSSISRSPSPGRSPRHSSSRRDRRDRDSRDVKNDIDRERERDRDRDRERDRDRDRDRDSSRRDRDSGRQESRRRYRDGSPRSLSPRSSRGLVDY from the exons atgagtttttcagttaaaaaaacaGGTGGTAGGATGTGGCACGAAGCacgaaaacaagaaaaaaaaattcgtggtATGCTTGTTGATTATCGGCGACGTGCCGAAAGACGTCGtgattattatgaaaaaatt aaatcaGATCCAACACAATTTCTTCAATTACATGGGAGGCCATGCAAAATTCATTTGGATGCGGCGATTGCTGCTGCTGGAGACAGTCCAGCcaatat gaTGCCATGGCAGGGACATGATGACAATTTGATTGATAGGTTTGATGTCAGAGCACATCTCGACTGGATACCAGAGCCACCTAACTCTGTTGACATCGACATACCGTTAACGAGTGAAGATAGACATATTAACTATGAGAGATATCGTATAATTGTTCAAAATGAATTCTTAGggg ttactgaagaaaaatttttacatcaaattcATTTGGAGGAACAATTTGGCTCGTCAACGAAACCAGAGtttataaaagataaaaaaaaatcaagtaatAACGCTGCTATTGGTTATAATTATGAGACGGATGAACCAATACAAGAAACAACTAAACCAGATTTGAATTCTACTGAAGAAAAAGCTGATGATGAAGATAGTGATATTGATTTAG ATATTTGTGTGGATGTATCACAAATCGAACCGTCTCAGGCCCACGAGATGAATCAAGTTGCTCAAAAATATGGTTTAATTGGTGCTGactattttagttttttaacgCAAGATTTTGAAGAAGCTGAATCTTTAAGACAGGCACGTAAGCAGGAAGAAGAAAAAGCAATGTACTCGGGAAGAAGATCGCGACGAGAACGTCGAGcgtttagagaaaaaaaaatgattggacGTGTTATGAGTCCACCTAg CTATGCAGCTCGTGAAAGCCCAGAATATAACCCCTATAGGAAATCATCATCTAAATCACGCTCGCGATCAATTTCTCCTCCGAATGCCGGACAGATTACTTACATAACTAGTTTTGGCGGTGAAGAAGAAACTCACGGTAGTTCTTCGCAAGTAACATCGTCgagtactaaaaaaataaattactcgcATCTGAGACGAAAAGGATCAGACAGTCCGACTTTTAATGAGAGAACTATTAGTCGAAGAACTGTCAAGTCTAGATCAAGAAGTCGTTCGAGATCTAGAAATAGATCTACTCGATTTTATAGATCGCGGGATAAACGACCAAGTGTTTCTCGATCTcg acCAAGAAGACAACGATCTAGACCCAGAAGAAGAACAAGATCACGAAGTCGTTTACGTCATGATCGAAGCAGACATCGTAGAAGTTCAAGTACTTCGCGATCGCGATCTAATTCTCGATCGCGTTCTCGATCACGATCACGTGGACGTAGATCGAGAACTTCATCCTCGAGTAAATACTCATGCTCAAGATCTAAATCAAAGTCACACTCTCGTTCACCAGGTAATCACCGCAAAGTGCGGCATTCTAAGTCAAAGTCGAGGACTAGATCAAGAACAAAATCACCAGTAAGATCTAGATCAAGGTCCAAGAGTCGTAATAGTGTCGGTAAAAGATCTAAAAGTGTGGAGAATAAAACGTCTACACTGCCAAG gtacTATGGTCGTCGAGGAAAGTCTTCTAGTTTAGAACTCGAATTATCAGataatgaagataaaaattcacATAATACGACAATAAAACCTCCAAGTATTAACACAAACAc aAACAAGCCAAAAGCAGGGCTAAGTACAAATTCTGGTGGCGGACACAAA TCGGTGAAAATTACACCTCAAGAGCGGCTTAAGAGAAAAATGCAAACTCTACTAAATCGTCAAT ttaGAGCAGATAAAAAAGCCGAGCAAGCACGAATTGAAAAAATGGAGCAACAACGACAGGATCGCGAAGACGAAATTAGAGAAATGTCTTTGAAGCTTCGTAGAAA ACAAAGGGAAAGGAGACATCGTTACGAAGGCCATAGTACTGATTCACGATCGTCTATTTCTCGATCACCGAGTCCTGGTCGTAGTCCTAGACATTCATCTAGCCGTCGAGATCGAAGAGATCGCGACTCACGTGACGTGAAAAATGATATTGACAGAGAAAGGGAACGAGATCGAGATAGAGACAGAGAAAGGGATAGAGATCGAGACCGAGATCGAGATTCTAGTAGGCGTGATAGAGATTCTGGTAGACAGGAATCAAGAAGACGTTACCGAGATGGTTCACCGCGTTCTTTAAGTCCGCGTAGTAGTCG aggcTTAGTCGATTATTAA
- the LOC130669804 gene encoding gephyrin isoform X2 yields MKILKQWADKMKMNVILTTGGTGFSARDNTPEATKKIIEKEAPGLSIAMLNASLKITPLAVLSRAVCGIRKETLIINLPGSPKAAKENLNAIASTIPHAVDLILNNKFNVIKTHEEVQRGIFKHECPHEKYSNDSFQVENVANRLRKSPWPMISMEEVSEIFNNFNWNNETETLELWKCHGRILSQDILSLCNLPPFPASIKDGYAVIASDGEGLRQVLGGLEAGHTPGLVKLSNGFCVRINTGAPVPDEATAVVQVEDTRLVTKNEFGEETEIEIMVGPIEGQDIRPIGSDVQKDELVLRKFTRIGAAELGILASCGYSKVKVTKVPVIGILSTGNELQTAGETLKPGYVYDSNKITLMMLLKEYGYDATDLGIARDEESIMINVMRDAFERVDVLITTGSVSMGDRDLLKPILTKVFNAKIHFGRVNMKPGKPTTFATCVYNNMNKYIVCLPGNPVSATVTAHLFAIPLINRLSGNYSKPTIVQTRLTSSYKLDLRPEYARVILQWTDPDKIPVAHSTGNQISSKLLSCKNANALLILPGRTDERKEIKEGDTVPAMLLGFSQIEI; encoded by the exons Atg aaAATATTGAAGCAATGGgcagataaaatgaaaatgaatgttattttaacaacCGGCGGAACAGGTTTTTCAGCAAGAGATAATACACCTGAagctactaaaaaaattattgaaaaagaaGCTCCAGGACTTTCAATTGCTATGTTAAACGCTAGTTTGAAAATTACTCCACTGGCTGTATTGTCAAG AGCCGTTTGCGGCATTCGCAAAGAAACACTCATTATAAATCTTCCCGGGTCGCCAaaagctgctaaagaaaatttaaatgctaTTGCATCAACAATTCCACATGccgttgatttaattttaaataataaatttaatgtaattaaaacaCATGAAGAAGTCCAGCGTGGGATATTTAAACACGAGTGCCCacatgaaaaatattcaaatgatTCA tttcaagtAGAAAATGTTGCAAATCGTCTTCGAAAATCTCCATGGCCAATGATTTCAATGGAAGAAGTAtcagaaatatttaataattttaattggaaTAATGAAACTGAAACACTCGAATTATGGAAATGTCACGGAAGAATTTTAAGCCAAGACATTTTATCTCTTTGTAATTTACCACCTTTTCCTGCGTCTATTAAAGATGGATACGCAGTTATTGCCAGTGATGGTGAAGGTCTGAGACAAGTATTAGGTGGATTGGAAGCTGGGCATACG CCAGGTTTAGTGAAACTGAGTAACGGTTTCTGTGTAAGAATAAATACTGGCGCACCAGTACCAGATGAAGCGACTGCTGTCGTTCAAGTAGAAGATACCAGACTTGTCACAAAAAATGAGTTTGGTGAAGAAACAGAAATAGAAATTATGGTCGGACCAATAGAAGGACAAGACATCAGACCAATTGGTAGCGATGTACAAAAAGATGAATTAGTGTTACGTAAATTTACTAGAATTGGAGCTGCAGAATTAGGAATTCTTGCTAGCTGCGGATATTCTAAAGTTAAAGTTACCAAAGTTCCGGTAATTGGAATTTTATCAACTGGAAATGAATTACAAACAGCTGGAGAAACTCTTAAACCTGGTTATGTCtatgatagtaataaaattactcttaTGATGTTACTTAAAGAGTACGGTTACGATGCTACTGATTTAGGAATAGCGCGTGATGA agAAAGTATAATGATAAATGTTATGCGTGATGCTTTTGAACGAGTTGATGTCCTTATAACAACAGGCTCTGTGTCAATGGGCGACCGTGATTTGTTGAAACCAATTTtaacaaaagtttttaatgctaaaatacattttggaaGAGTTAATATGAAACCCGGCAAGCCGACGACATTTGCGACTtgtgtttataataatatgaataaatatatcgtTTGTTTACCAGGCAATCCTGTTTCAGCAACAGTGACTGCACATCTTTTTGCTATTCCATTGATTAATAGATTGTCTGGTAATTATTCAAAGCCGACGATTGTTCAAACTCgg cttACTTCCTCTTACAAACTGGATCTTCGACCAGAATACGCTCGAGTTATATTACAATGGACGGATCCGGATAAAATTCCAGTAGCTCATAGTACGGGTAATCAAATAAGCAGTAAATTACTCAGTTGTAAAAATGCAAATGCTTTGTTAATTTTACCCGGACGTACTGATGAAcgtaaagaaattaaagaagGTGATACTGTTCCAGCAATGCTCCTTGGATTCAGCCAAatcgaaatttga
- the LOC130669804 gene encoding gephyrin isoform X1, with amino-acid sequence MAITFGILTISDTCADDPAKDKSGLTLKTLIEGTDNDPGFPLRGQILEYKIVSDNEDKIMKILKQWADKMKMNVILTTGGTGFSARDNTPEATKKIIEKEAPGLSIAMLNASLKITPLAVLSRAVCGIRKETLIINLPGSPKAAKENLNAIASTIPHAVDLILNNKFNVIKTHEEVQRGIFKHECPHEKYSNDSFQVENVANRLRKSPWPMISMEEVSEIFNNFNWNNETETLELWKCHGRILSQDILSLCNLPPFPASIKDGYAVIASDGEGLRQVLGGLEAGHTPGLVKLSNGFCVRINTGAPVPDEATAVVQVEDTRLVTKNEFGEETEIEIMVGPIEGQDIRPIGSDVQKDELVLRKFTRIGAAELGILASCGYSKVKVTKVPVIGILSTGNELQTAGETLKPGYVYDSNKITLMMLLKEYGYDATDLGIARDEESIMINVMRDAFERVDVLITTGSVSMGDRDLLKPILTKVFNAKIHFGRVNMKPGKPTTFATCVYNNMNKYIVCLPGNPVSATVTAHLFAIPLINRLSGNYSKPTIVQTRLTSSYKLDLRPEYARVILQWTDPDKIPVAHSTGNQISSKLLSCKNANALLILPGRTDERKEIKEGDTVPAMLLGFSQIEI; translated from the exons ATGGCCATAACATTTGGAATTTTGACaa TAAGCGATACGTGTGCTGATGATCCTGCTAAAGATAAAAGTGGATTGACGTTAAAAACTCTAATTGAAGGTACTGATAATGATCCTGGATTTCCTTTAAGaggacaaattttagaatataaaatagtatCGGACAATGAAGATAAAATAAtg aaAATATTGAAGCAATGGgcagataaaatgaaaatgaatgttattttaacaacCGGCGGAACAGGTTTTTCAGCAAGAGATAATACACCTGAagctactaaaaaaattattgaaaaagaaGCTCCAGGACTTTCAATTGCTATGTTAAACGCTAGTTTGAAAATTACTCCACTGGCTGTATTGTCAAG AGCCGTTTGCGGCATTCGCAAAGAAACACTCATTATAAATCTTCCCGGGTCGCCAaaagctgctaaagaaaatttaaatgctaTTGCATCAACAATTCCACATGccgttgatttaattttaaataataaatttaatgtaattaaaacaCATGAAGAAGTCCAGCGTGGGATATTTAAACACGAGTGCCCacatgaaaaatattcaaatgatTCA tttcaagtAGAAAATGTTGCAAATCGTCTTCGAAAATCTCCATGGCCAATGATTTCAATGGAAGAAGTAtcagaaatatttaataattttaattggaaTAATGAAACTGAAACACTCGAATTATGGAAATGTCACGGAAGAATTTTAAGCCAAGACATTTTATCTCTTTGTAATTTACCACCTTTTCCTGCGTCTATTAAAGATGGATACGCAGTTATTGCCAGTGATGGTGAAGGTCTGAGACAAGTATTAGGTGGATTGGAAGCTGGGCATACG CCAGGTTTAGTGAAACTGAGTAACGGTTTCTGTGTAAGAATAAATACTGGCGCACCAGTACCAGATGAAGCGACTGCTGTCGTTCAAGTAGAAGATACCAGACTTGTCACAAAAAATGAGTTTGGTGAAGAAACAGAAATAGAAATTATGGTCGGACCAATAGAAGGACAAGACATCAGACCAATTGGTAGCGATGTACAAAAAGATGAATTAGTGTTACGTAAATTTACTAGAATTGGAGCTGCAGAATTAGGAATTCTTGCTAGCTGCGGATATTCTAAAGTTAAAGTTACCAAAGTTCCGGTAATTGGAATTTTATCAACTGGAAATGAATTACAAACAGCTGGAGAAACTCTTAAACCTGGTTATGTCtatgatagtaataaaattactcttaTGATGTTACTTAAAGAGTACGGTTACGATGCTACTGATTTAGGAATAGCGCGTGATGA agAAAGTATAATGATAAATGTTATGCGTGATGCTTTTGAACGAGTTGATGTCCTTATAACAACAGGCTCTGTGTCAATGGGCGACCGTGATTTGTTGAAACCAATTTtaacaaaagtttttaatgctaaaatacattttggaaGAGTTAATATGAAACCCGGCAAGCCGACGACATTTGCGACTtgtgtttataataatatgaataaatatatcgtTTGTTTACCAGGCAATCCTGTTTCAGCAACAGTGACTGCACATCTTTTTGCTATTCCATTGATTAATAGATTGTCTGGTAATTATTCAAAGCCGACGATTGTTCAAACTCgg cttACTTCCTCTTACAAACTGGATCTTCGACCAGAATACGCTCGAGTTATATTACAATGGACGGATCCGGATAAAATTCCAGTAGCTCATAGTACGGGTAATCAAATAAGCAGTAAATTACTCAGTTGTAAAAATGCAAATGCTTTGTTAATTTTACCCGGACGTACTGATGAAcgtaaagaaattaaagaagGTGATACTGTTCCAGCAATGCTCCTTGGATTCAGCCAAatcgaaatttga
- the LOC130669799 gene encoding probable helicase senataxin isoform X1: protein MFFEFLITVVFVLWRVTKSITKSNSDNSSFDTKPRTKYDYKSHSQYCYEPHTQYYYEFFRTIFDWNPSWIFDNQYKNTPPATIDLIRMTPVALKYSTLEEYQKIMFPLLINEFWHSLKRDIAEDMDYLQCNKYVTGCATRTSSRCTSNTIRFQWIITCSYADKLGDEYPSRGNLVIIKYGISHQLAYVEEVEKRGDKRKLTTTFTYALITKYDPKLSLSGPLSLTTLTSILSTLALIDVLDNISNSPLINAILQPKFEPYTLCTAIENISTVTGETLNLKQWEIMSRVVSTVEYIKTRIGLIQGPPGTGKSTVIKNIIASTLSRRKTARILVCAPSNKAVDGIVIRLLEIQSQMKAQGIPFEIVRIGCIDRIDEKVKCVSLSNLKSIRKNQHLFNINNGDKTIEESILVSANIIACTLTSCYTNFHMKSVFKSGGFSFCIVDEAAQATELLTLVPLMLNINKLILVGDPQQLPPTVLSQKVKDYGYNQSLFARAQKIFESENDIYFDNPVVMLDTQYRMVEAISQWPNQYFYKGAIKNAASVGSSNFHNYRVLNHSYSQSFNGESNENEAKLVLQLVRILKNDEVINYPKTNKEMSIGIITPYQQQRTLLMKHLQNENNKIEINTVDSFQGSECDIIIMSCVKSKGIGFVKDPNRLNVSLTRAKHTLILCGNFRTFRRNKMWQNLLNDAESRGLYYDIPEKKNVQIMKNIILKGTNDNFINNYEYFNNENNIYRYNNKIFQIIIHFYNVIISFVKCLFTINNCNNNI, encoded by the exons atgttttttgagtttttgatAACTGTGGTCTTC gTTCTATGGCGAGTTACTAAATCAATAACTAAAAG TAACTCTGATAACAGTTCGTTTGATACAAAACCTCGTACTAAATACGACTATAAATCTCATAGTCAATACTGCTATGAACCTCATACTCAATACTACTATGAATTTTTCCGTACAATTTTTGATTGGAATCCTTCATGGATTTTTGACAATCAGTATAAAAATACACCACCAGCTACAATTGATTTAATAAGAATGACTCCAGTAGCATTAAAGTATTCAACCTTAGAagaatatcaaaaaataatgtttcctCTTTTGATAAATGAATTTTGGCATTCATTAAAACGTGACATTGCAGAAGATATGGACTATCTTCA atGTAACAAATATGTCACAGGATGTGCAACTAGGACTTCATCTCGATGTACATCAAACACTATTCGATTTCAATGGATAATAACGTGTTCATATGCGGATAAACTTGGCGATGAGTATCCAAGTCGTGGTAATTtggttattattaaatatggaaTATCTCATCAACTAGCATATGTCGAAGAAGTTGAGAAGAGAGGAG ACAAACGAAAATTGACGACTACATTTACTTATGCATTAATAACAAAGTACGATCCAAAATTATCGTTGTCTGGTCCATTGTCATTAACAACTTTGACATCGATTTTATCTACTTTAGCACTTATTGATGTGCTAGACAATATTTCCAATTCGCCGCTGATTAACGCAATTTTACAACCAAAATTTGAACCATATACTTTGTGTACGGCaatcgaaaatatttctaCAGTAACTGGA gaaACTCTTAATTTGAAACAATGGGAAATAATGTCCAGAGTTGTGAGTACagttgaatatataaaaactcGTATAGGTTTGATACAAGGACCTCCAGGCACTGGAAAATcaacagtaattaaaaatattattgcatCTACATTGAGTAGAAGAAAAACAGCAAGAATTTTAGTCTGTGCTCCTTCAAATAAAGCGGTCGATGGAATAGTTATTAGATTATTGGAAATACAATCACAGATGAAAG CACAAGGCATTCCTTTCGAAATTGTTCGGATAGGCTGTATCGACAGAATAGATGAAAAAGTTAAATGTGTATCCTTATCAAATCTCAAATCGATTCGAAAGAAt caacacttatttaacataaataatgGGGATAAAACCATTGAAGAATCTATTCTAGTATCTGCAAACATTATAGCATGTACTTTAACGTCATGTTATACGAATTTTCATATGAAATCTGTGTTTaa gTCTGGAGGGTTTTCGTTTTGCATTGTAGACGAAGCTGCTCAAGCGACAGAATTACTTACATTAGTGCCTTTaatgttaaatataaataaattaattttagtcgGAGATCCTCAACAGTTGCCTCCAACTGTTTTATCGCAG AAAGTGAAAGATTATGGGTACAATCAATCGCTTTTTGCCAgagctcaaaaaatatttgaaagcgAAAATGATATTTACTTTGATAATCCTGTTGTAATGTTGGATACCCAGTATCGAATGGTTGAAGCAATTTCTCAGTGGCCGAATCAGTATTTTTACAAAGGAGCGATAAAAAATGCTGCTTCTGTAGGatcatcaaattttcacaattacAGAGTTCTTAATCATTCATATTCACAATCTTTTAATGGTGAGTCGAATGAAAATGAAGCAAAACTTGTTTTACAATTAGTTCgtatattgaaaaatgatGAAGTAATAAACTATCCAAAAACAAACAAAGAAATGAGTATTGGTATAATTACACCGTACCAACAACAGCGCACATTATTAATGAaacatttacaaaa tgaaaataataaaatcgagATAAATACAGTGGACAGCTTTCAAGGTTCTGAGTGCGACATCATTATTATGTCATGTGTTAAAAGTAAAGGTATTGGGTTTGTTAAAGATCCAAACCGATTGAACGTAAGTCTGACTCGAGCTAAACACACTTTGATACTTTGTGGAAATTTCCGTACATTTAGG cgTAATAAAATGTggcaaaatttattaaatgacgCAGAATCACGTGGTCTTTATTATGATattccagaaaaaaaaaacgtacaaataatgaaaaatattattctcaaAGGCacgaatgataattttatcaacaattatgaatatttcaataatgaaaataatatatatagatacaataataagatttttcaaattataattcatttttacaaTGTCATTATCAGTTTTGTCAAatgtttatttacaattaataattgtaataataacatCTGA